A stretch of the Salminus brasiliensis chromosome 19, fSalBra1.hap2, whole genome shotgun sequence genome encodes the following:
- the LOC140540640 gene encoding fibronectin type-III domain-containing protein 3A-like isoform X1 translates to MMTDQHLPLLEATPMLAEVPLLPHMINGDGMQQMILVQVNPGETFTIRTEDGHVQCITGPAQVPMVSPNGTMPPIFIPPGYISQMVEENGMRKVLVLPHTVEFHPSLPPVPPHLPLYTPPHPAMLHHPHVYPTELPHYVHQLPALPIYTEQDMMCHSMSVPIHEERSVKMQEQLQRRLKGGYLGTANGVPLPHSPPGPFIKGSQVAMHNGNSKSRTGLAASPTPPRLKHSGRTRASPTSSYDVKDPEEEVRRVQELLSAVCKPAVGSVTSRSAVLSWRPPLPIPSETDTHSHTHAHTALLLSYELALSQSGTEEDFKLVYQGKDTKCTVGDLRPATNYYARVCVACSSVKGAQSETVAFTTLCSAPDAPAAPRLLQRTKSSISLQWRSPNDNGSKITGFCLEYHEQGKQSAFKEVYSGLAKQYKVMRLMPSTKYAFRLAAKNDVGMSAFSAVLSCCTTSCAASPPAPPSPPRMTEAGVTWLSLEWSAPCGSASRDTLAYILEMEEKGLGCGFQLKHRGEEQSYTVKDLKRFTSYQFRLHAHLFFKQVSATDTEGTSQPSAVVEYRTQPDRPGSPGKLSLYSPAEPHSLHVIWEAPEDDGGSPITQYILELSHTDGQWDAVYSGPLRQHVCECLREGTWYKLRVYCQSLGGQSQVSEILSVETPPLPPGPCQALRTAGEATSSEIPLCWDPPVCDGGAPVFQYCVEMAQSEEEDQQQVFCGSDVCCTVNQLLPGRTYLFWVKAFSAAGWGSLSEMCQASTAPGPPEQCCAPELTLKTSTSVLATWQTPMCNGAEVCEFRMEWGLEEGALELLYCGPLTQYEVSDLQPATEYHCRVQAVSVVGAGLFSDVAMVTTPASVPAAVEHVEEIREEPLVGVMAQNLATTLALQWKEPHCHGAEISSYNIDIGEELPLSVGKTSYYILENLQPDTTYRIRVQAVNSMGAGPFSSVLKLRTRGLPPEPPVLECVVAGPQSLKMKWGEGPSRPQNGRGTHYCLHMQVGADRSVCIYSGPCHTFKVQRLCEATEYQFSIQAHSEAGMGPLSPPYTFSTTRSPPPQLKAPKVEPIEWNKYAVTWEVLQPMRGDPIVYTLQLLRGREVEQLYKGPATSYMWQNALASVTCRLRVCAGRRSQDGGELWGQCSLSTSLPVTEPPREHKTSSCHDPVPKRSWPLTDEPFATILLFCFVVLAVLFAVLIQYFVIERQ, encoded by the exons ATGATGACCGATCAGCACCTCCCACTTCTGGAGGCCACGCCCATGCTGGCTGAGGTGCCTCTCCTCCCTCACATGATCAATGGAGATGGCATGCAGCAG ATGATCTTGGTGCAGGTGAATCCTGGGGAAACTTTCACTATTCGTACAGAAGATGGCCACGTTCAGtgcattacag GTCCTGCGCAAGTGCCCATGGTCTCtcctaatggcaccatgccacCTATTTTTATTCCTCCAGGTTACATTTCACAg ATGGTAGAGGAGAATGGCATGCGCAAAGTGCTGGTTTTGCCCCATACTGTGGAGTTCCACCCATCTCTACCGCCTGTCCCACCACATCTCCCGCTCTACACCCCACCACACCCAGCCATGCTGCACCACCCGCACGTTTACCCCACAGAACTCCCTCACTACGTCCACCAGCTGCCTGCCCTACCAATCTACACAGAGCAGG ACATGATGTGTCATAGCATGTCTGTGCCCATCCATGAAGAACGCTCAGTGAAAATGCAGGAGCAGCTGCAGCGAAGGCTGAAGGGCGGGTATCTGGGCACTGCCAACGGAGTACCACTCCCACACAGCCCCCCTGGTCCTTTTATTAAAGGGAGCCAGGTTGCCATGCACAATGGAAACAGCAAGAGCCGGACAGGCTTGGCTGCCTCTCCCACACCCCCTCGACTCAAACACTCTGGCCGGACCAGAGCCTCCCCTACATCCAGCTATGACGTTAAAG ACCCAGAGGAGGAAGTGAGACGGGTGCAggagctgctgtctgctgtaTGCAAACCAGCT GTGGGCAGTGTCACATCCCGCTCAGCTGTCCTCTCCTGGCGTCCTCCTCTCCCTATACCatcagagacagacacacactctcacacgcatgcacacactgcTCTGCTTCTCAGCTACGAGCTGGCCTTGTCCCAGAGTGGCACGGAGGAAGATTTCAAGCTTGTGTACCA GGGGAAAGACACTAAATGTACAGTGGGAGACCTCAGGCCTGCTACAAACTATTACGCCAG GGTTTGTGTGGCATGTAGCTCAGTGAAGGGAGCCCAGTCGGAAACTGTAGCTTTCACTACATTGTGCAGTGCTCCAGATGCTCCTGCAGCCCCTCGACTTCTCCAGCGCACCAAGAGCTCCATTAGCCTTCAGTGGAGG TCACCCAATGACAATGGCTCTAAAATCACTGGCTTTTGCCTGGAATATCACGAG CAGGGAAAACAAAGTGCATTTAAGGAGGTTTACAGTGGCCTTGCCAAGCAGTACAAAGTCATGCGACTCATGCCTTCAACAAAATATGCCTTCAGACTTGCTGCTAAAAATGATGTAGGAATGAG TGCCTTCAGTGCTGTTCTAAGCTGCTGCACGACCAGCTGTGCTGCCTCTCCTCCTGCACCACCATCTCCCCCTCGAATGACTGAGgctggagtgacatggctgagtCTAGAGTGGAGTGCCCCCTGTGGGTCAGCAAGTCGAGACACACTTGCATACATTCTGGAGATGGAAGAGAAGGGATTG GGCTGTGGCTTTCAGCTGAAACATAGAGGAGAAGAACAGTCGTATACAGTAAAGGACCTCAAAAGATTCACCTCCTACCAATTCAGG CTCCATGCTCATCTCTTTTTTAAGCAGGTGTCGGCAACTGACACAGAAGGCACCAGCCAGCCCAGTGCCGTGGTGGAGTACAGAACCCAGCCAGACCGACCTGGTAGCCCAGGCAAACTGTCATTGTACAGCCCTGCAGAACCACACAGTctgcatgttatctggg AGGCACCAGAGGATGACGGAGGCTCACCAATCACTCAATATATACTGGAACTCAGTCACACTG ATGGTCAGTGGGATGCTGTATACAGCGGGCCTCTCAGGCAGCATGTGTGCGAGTGCTTGCGGGAAGGGACATGGTACAAACTTCGAGTGTATTGCCAGAGTTTGGGAGGGCAGAGTCAG GTGTCAGAGATCCTCTCTGTTGAGACGCCACCTCTGCCTCCTGGGCCATGCCAAGCATTGCGCACTGCAGGGGAAGCCACATCCTCAGAGATTCCTCTCTGTTGGG ACCCTCCAGTGTGTGATGGTGGAGCACCGGTGTTCCAGTACTGTGTAGAAATGGCCCAGTCAGAGGAGGAGGATCAACAGCAGGTGTTCTGTGGCTCTGATGTGTGCTGTACTGTTAACCAGCTGCTGCCTGGCAGAACCTACCTCTTTTGGGTCAAAGCATTTAGTGCAGCAGGG TGGGGTTCTCTGTCAGAAATGTGCCAGGCCTCCACAGCCCCTGGACCTCCAGAACAATGCTGTGCTCCAGAACTCACACTGAAGACTTCCACCAGTGTATTAGCTACCTGGCAG ACCCCAATGTGCAATGGGGCCGAGGTGTGTGAGTTCAGGATGGAATGGGGGCTTGAGGAAGGTGCTCTTGAGTTGCTGTACTGTGGCCCCCTAACTCAGTATGAAGTCAGTGACTTGCAGCCAGCCACAGAATACCACTGCAGAGTGCAG GCCGTCAGTGTTGTTGGGGCAGGCCTCTTCAGCgatgttgccatggtaacaacACCAGCCTCTGTCCCAGCTGCTGTGGAGCATGTTGAGGAGATAAGGGAGGAGCCTCTGGTTGGTGTAATGGCTCAAAACCTTGCTACCACtctggccctgcagtggaaggAGCCTCATTGCCACGGAGCAGAGATTTCCAGCTATAATATAGATATTGGAGAGGAGCTCCCTCTGTCGGTAGGGAAGACCAGCTATTACATACTGGAAAATCTACAGCCAGACACTACATACAG GATACGAGTACAGGCAGTAAACAGCATGGGTGCTGGTCCATTTAGCTCTGTACTTAAGCTCAGGACACGAGGCCTGCCTCCAGAGCCCCCAGTGCTGGAATGTGTGGTGGCAGGCCCTCAGAGCCTGAAAATGAAGTGGGGAGAAGGCCCCAGCAGACCCCAGAACGGCAGAGGCACCCACTACTGTTTGCACATGCAGGTTGGCGCTGACAG GTCAGTTTGTATCTACAGTGGCCCATGTCATACATTCAAAGTACAGAGACTGTGTGAAGCCACAGAGTACCAGTTTAGCATTCAGGCTCACAGTGAGGCAGGCATGGGCCCCCTCTCCCCTCCCTACACCTTTAGCACCACCCGCTCTCCCCCACCACAGCTCAAAG CCCCAAAGGTTGAACCCATTGAGTGGAATAAGTATGCCGTCACGTGGGAGGTACTTCAGCCAATGAGAGGTGACCCGATTGTGTACACACTGCAGCTTCTGAGGGGGCGTGAAGTAGAGCAG ctgtacaAGGGCCCAGCAACTTCTTACATGTGGCAGAATGCGCTGGCTAGTGTCACATGTCGGCTGCGAGTCTGTGCAGGCCGTCGGAGCCAGGACGGTGGTGAACTGTGGGGTCAATGCAGCCTCAGCACCAGCCTGCCTGTGACTGAGCCGCCGAGGGAACACAAGACCTCCAGCTGCCATGACCCTGTGCCCAAGAGGAGCTGGCCCCTAACCGATGAGCCTTTTGCCACCATCTTGCTCTTTTGCTTTGTCgtactggctgtcctcttcgcTGTGCTCATCCAGTACTTTGTCATTGAAAGGCAGTGA
- the LOC140540640 gene encoding fibronectin type-III domain-containing protein 3A-like isoform X2, which yields MMTDQHLPLLEATPMLAEVPLLPHMINGDGMQQMILVQVNPGETFTIRTEDGHVQCITGPAQVPMVSPNGTMPPIFIPPGYISQMVEENGMRKVLVLPHTVEFHPSLPPVPPHLPLYTPPHPAMLHHPHVYPTELPHYVHQLPALPIYTEQDMMCHSMSVPIHEERSVKMQEQLQRRLKGGYLGTANGVPLPHSPPGPFIKGSQVAMHNGNSKSRTGLAASPTPPRLKHSGRTRASPTSSYDVKDPEEEVRRVQELLSAVCKPAVGSVTSRSAVLSWRPPLPIPSETDTHSHTHAHTALLLSYELALSQSGTEEDFKLVYQGKDTKCTVGDLRPATNYYARVCVACSSVKGAQSETVAFTTLCSAPDAPAAPRLLQRTKSSISLQWRSPNDNGSKITGFCLEYHEQGKQSAFKEVYSGLAKQYKVMRLMPSTKYAFRLAAKNDVGMSAFSAVLSCCTTSCAASPPAPPSPPRMTEAGVTWLSLEWSAPCGSASRDTLAYILEMEEKGLGCGFQLKHRGEEQSYTVKDLKRFTSYQFRVSATDTEGTSQPSAVVEYRTQPDRPGSPGKLSLYSPAEPHSLHVIWEAPEDDGGSPITQYILELSHTDGQWDAVYSGPLRQHVCECLREGTWYKLRVYCQSLGGQSQVSEILSVETPPLPPGPCQALRTAGEATSSEIPLCWDPPVCDGGAPVFQYCVEMAQSEEEDQQQVFCGSDVCCTVNQLLPGRTYLFWVKAFSAAGWGSLSEMCQASTAPGPPEQCCAPELTLKTSTSVLATWQTPMCNGAEVCEFRMEWGLEEGALELLYCGPLTQYEVSDLQPATEYHCRVQAVSVVGAGLFSDVAMVTTPASVPAAVEHVEEIREEPLVGVMAQNLATTLALQWKEPHCHGAEISSYNIDIGEELPLSVGKTSYYILENLQPDTTYRIRVQAVNSMGAGPFSSVLKLRTRGLPPEPPVLECVVAGPQSLKMKWGEGPSRPQNGRGTHYCLHMQVGADRSVCIYSGPCHTFKVQRLCEATEYQFSIQAHSEAGMGPLSPPYTFSTTRSPPPQLKAPKVEPIEWNKYAVTWEVLQPMRGDPIVYTLQLLRGREVEQLYKGPATSYMWQNALASVTCRLRVCAGRRSQDGGELWGQCSLSTSLPVTEPPREHKTSSCHDPVPKRSWPLTDEPFATILLFCFVVLAVLFAVLIQYFVIERQ from the exons ATGATGACCGATCAGCACCTCCCACTTCTGGAGGCCACGCCCATGCTGGCTGAGGTGCCTCTCCTCCCTCACATGATCAATGGAGATGGCATGCAGCAG ATGATCTTGGTGCAGGTGAATCCTGGGGAAACTTTCACTATTCGTACAGAAGATGGCCACGTTCAGtgcattacag GTCCTGCGCAAGTGCCCATGGTCTCtcctaatggcaccatgccacCTATTTTTATTCCTCCAGGTTACATTTCACAg ATGGTAGAGGAGAATGGCATGCGCAAAGTGCTGGTTTTGCCCCATACTGTGGAGTTCCACCCATCTCTACCGCCTGTCCCACCACATCTCCCGCTCTACACCCCACCACACCCAGCCATGCTGCACCACCCGCACGTTTACCCCACAGAACTCCCTCACTACGTCCACCAGCTGCCTGCCCTACCAATCTACACAGAGCAGG ACATGATGTGTCATAGCATGTCTGTGCCCATCCATGAAGAACGCTCAGTGAAAATGCAGGAGCAGCTGCAGCGAAGGCTGAAGGGCGGGTATCTGGGCACTGCCAACGGAGTACCACTCCCACACAGCCCCCCTGGTCCTTTTATTAAAGGGAGCCAGGTTGCCATGCACAATGGAAACAGCAAGAGCCGGACAGGCTTGGCTGCCTCTCCCACACCCCCTCGACTCAAACACTCTGGCCGGACCAGAGCCTCCCCTACATCCAGCTATGACGTTAAAG ACCCAGAGGAGGAAGTGAGACGGGTGCAggagctgctgtctgctgtaTGCAAACCAGCT GTGGGCAGTGTCACATCCCGCTCAGCTGTCCTCTCCTGGCGTCCTCCTCTCCCTATACCatcagagacagacacacactctcacacgcatgcacacactgcTCTGCTTCTCAGCTACGAGCTGGCCTTGTCCCAGAGTGGCACGGAGGAAGATTTCAAGCTTGTGTACCA GGGGAAAGACACTAAATGTACAGTGGGAGACCTCAGGCCTGCTACAAACTATTACGCCAG GGTTTGTGTGGCATGTAGCTCAGTGAAGGGAGCCCAGTCGGAAACTGTAGCTTTCACTACATTGTGCAGTGCTCCAGATGCTCCTGCAGCCCCTCGACTTCTCCAGCGCACCAAGAGCTCCATTAGCCTTCAGTGGAGG TCACCCAATGACAATGGCTCTAAAATCACTGGCTTTTGCCTGGAATATCACGAG CAGGGAAAACAAAGTGCATTTAAGGAGGTTTACAGTGGCCTTGCCAAGCAGTACAAAGTCATGCGACTCATGCCTTCAACAAAATATGCCTTCAGACTTGCTGCTAAAAATGATGTAGGAATGAG TGCCTTCAGTGCTGTTCTAAGCTGCTGCACGACCAGCTGTGCTGCCTCTCCTCCTGCACCACCATCTCCCCCTCGAATGACTGAGgctggagtgacatggctgagtCTAGAGTGGAGTGCCCCCTGTGGGTCAGCAAGTCGAGACACACTTGCATACATTCTGGAGATGGAAGAGAAGGGATTG GGCTGTGGCTTTCAGCTGAAACATAGAGGAGAAGAACAGTCGTATACAGTAAAGGACCTCAAAAGATTCACCTCCTACCAATTCAGG GTGTCGGCAACTGACACAGAAGGCACCAGCCAGCCCAGTGCCGTGGTGGAGTACAGAACCCAGCCAGACCGACCTGGTAGCCCAGGCAAACTGTCATTGTACAGCCCTGCAGAACCACACAGTctgcatgttatctggg AGGCACCAGAGGATGACGGAGGCTCACCAATCACTCAATATATACTGGAACTCAGTCACACTG ATGGTCAGTGGGATGCTGTATACAGCGGGCCTCTCAGGCAGCATGTGTGCGAGTGCTTGCGGGAAGGGACATGGTACAAACTTCGAGTGTATTGCCAGAGTTTGGGAGGGCAGAGTCAG GTGTCAGAGATCCTCTCTGTTGAGACGCCACCTCTGCCTCCTGGGCCATGCCAAGCATTGCGCACTGCAGGGGAAGCCACATCCTCAGAGATTCCTCTCTGTTGGG ACCCTCCAGTGTGTGATGGTGGAGCACCGGTGTTCCAGTACTGTGTAGAAATGGCCCAGTCAGAGGAGGAGGATCAACAGCAGGTGTTCTGTGGCTCTGATGTGTGCTGTACTGTTAACCAGCTGCTGCCTGGCAGAACCTACCTCTTTTGGGTCAAAGCATTTAGTGCAGCAGGG TGGGGTTCTCTGTCAGAAATGTGCCAGGCCTCCACAGCCCCTGGACCTCCAGAACAATGCTGTGCTCCAGAACTCACACTGAAGACTTCCACCAGTGTATTAGCTACCTGGCAG ACCCCAATGTGCAATGGGGCCGAGGTGTGTGAGTTCAGGATGGAATGGGGGCTTGAGGAAGGTGCTCTTGAGTTGCTGTACTGTGGCCCCCTAACTCAGTATGAAGTCAGTGACTTGCAGCCAGCCACAGAATACCACTGCAGAGTGCAG GCCGTCAGTGTTGTTGGGGCAGGCCTCTTCAGCgatgttgccatggtaacaacACCAGCCTCTGTCCCAGCTGCTGTGGAGCATGTTGAGGAGATAAGGGAGGAGCCTCTGGTTGGTGTAATGGCTCAAAACCTTGCTACCACtctggccctgcagtggaaggAGCCTCATTGCCACGGAGCAGAGATTTCCAGCTATAATATAGATATTGGAGAGGAGCTCCCTCTGTCGGTAGGGAAGACCAGCTATTACATACTGGAAAATCTACAGCCAGACACTACATACAG GATACGAGTACAGGCAGTAAACAGCATGGGTGCTGGTCCATTTAGCTCTGTACTTAAGCTCAGGACACGAGGCCTGCCTCCAGAGCCCCCAGTGCTGGAATGTGTGGTGGCAGGCCCTCAGAGCCTGAAAATGAAGTGGGGAGAAGGCCCCAGCAGACCCCAGAACGGCAGAGGCACCCACTACTGTTTGCACATGCAGGTTGGCGCTGACAG GTCAGTTTGTATCTACAGTGGCCCATGTCATACATTCAAAGTACAGAGACTGTGTGAAGCCACAGAGTACCAGTTTAGCATTCAGGCTCACAGTGAGGCAGGCATGGGCCCCCTCTCCCCTCCCTACACCTTTAGCACCACCCGCTCTCCCCCACCACAGCTCAAAG CCCCAAAGGTTGAACCCATTGAGTGGAATAAGTATGCCGTCACGTGGGAGGTACTTCAGCCAATGAGAGGTGACCCGATTGTGTACACACTGCAGCTTCTGAGGGGGCGTGAAGTAGAGCAG ctgtacaAGGGCCCAGCAACTTCTTACATGTGGCAGAATGCGCTGGCTAGTGTCACATGTCGGCTGCGAGTCTGTGCAGGCCGTCGGAGCCAGGACGGTGGTGAACTGTGGGGTCAATGCAGCCTCAGCACCAGCCTGCCTGTGACTGAGCCGCCGAGGGAACACAAGACCTCCAGCTGCCATGACCCTGTGCCCAAGAGGAGCTGGCCCCTAACCGATGAGCCTTTTGCCACCATCTTGCTCTTTTGCTTTGTCgtactggctgtcctcttcgcTGTGCTCATCCAGTACTTTGTCATTGAAAGGCAGTGA
- the rraga gene encoding ras-related GTP-binding protein A: MSSTAMKKKVLLMGKSGSGKTSMRSIIFANYIARDTRRLGATIDVEHSHVRFLGNLVLNLWDCGGQDTFMENYFTSQRDNIFRNVEVLIYVFDVESRELEKDMHYYQSCLEAILQNSPDAKVFCLVHKMDLVQEDQRDLIFKEREEDLKRLSRPLACTCFRTSIWDETLYKAWSSIVYQLIPNVQQLESNLRNFAQIIEADEVLLFERATFLVISHYQCKEQRDAHRFEKISNIIKQFKLSCSKLAASFQSMEVRNSNFAAFIDVFTSNTYVMVIMSDPSIPSAATLINIRNARKHFEKLERVDGPKHSLHMRMR; encoded by the exons ATGTCCAGCACAGCCATGAAGAAAAAG GTGTTGCTGATGGGAAAGAGTGGGTCGGGAAAGACCAGCATGAGATCAATCATCTTCGCCAATTATATTGCCAGAGACACTCGGCGACTGGGAGCCACAA TTGATGTGGAGCACTCCCATGTGCGTTTCCTGGGCAATCTTGTGCTAAACCTGTGGGATTGTGGTGG ACAGGATACTTTCATGGAGAACTACTTCACCAGTCAGAGAGATAATATCTTTCGCAACGTGGAGGTTCTGATCTATGTGTTTGATGTGGAAAGCCGAGAGTTGGAGAAAGACATGCATTACTACCAGTCCTGTTTGGAAGCCATCCTTCAGAATTCGCCTGACGCTAAGGTCTTCTGTCTAGTACACAAAATGGACCTGGTTCAGGAGGATCAGAGAGACCTG ATATTTAAAGAACGTGAAGAGGACTTGAAGAGATTGTCCCGCCCACTGGCCTGCACCTGCTTCAGGACCTCCATTTGGGATGAGACACTTTATAAG GCATGGTCAAGCATTGTTTAtcagctcatcccaaatgtgCAGCAGCTGGAGTCCAACTTGCGGAATTTTGCCCAGATCATTGAGGCAGATGAGGTGTTGCTTTTTGAAAGGGCCACTTTCCTG GTGATCTCGCACTATCAGTGCAAGGAACAACGTGATGCCCATCGCTTTGAGAAGATCAGCAACATTATTAAGCAGTTCAAGCTAAGCTGCAG TAAGTTGGCTGCCTCCTTCCAGAGCATGGAAGTGCGCAACTCTAACTTTGCGGCCTTCATTGACGTATTCACCTCCAACACCTATGTCATGGTGATCATGTCTGACCCCTCCATAC CCTCTGCTGCTACCCTCATCAACATTCGCAATGCCAGGAAGCATTTTGAGAAGCTGGAGAGGGTGGATGGCCCCAAGCACAGCTTGCACATGCGCATGCGCTAG